In Candidatus Binatia bacterium, the DNA window TTATGGCGTCCACCGCCTCGAAGGAGTCGGCCTTGGCCTTGATGCGTACGGCCTCGGGATCCATTATGTACTCGTCGGTGTCGATCTTCGTCGTTTCCGGGATGGCGGCGGTGATGGTCCGCATCACGTCGATGGCGGTGACGCCGCTGACGGGCGCAAGTCCCCCAAGGATCTGGAGGTGCTTCTGTGCCGCTTCAAACTCGGTCTTCAATTGTGACCGTTCGTCGACGATGCGATGCACGTCGGGGAGTGTCTGCGTAAAGACATTGCGGATTTGCGCTAGCACGACGCCCAAGCGGCCCGCCAGCTGCTGGTAGCTCATGTACTGGTTGGTGACCACCAAGGCGAGCGCGATGGCGGCGAGCACGCCGGTGCGCCAGAACGCGTGCCGCAGTTCGTCCTGACCGCGATGGTAGGCGAATTCGCCGCGTCGGAAATTGACGCCCATCGCGTCGTTGGGCGAGATTTCGCGCAAGGCCAGTCCGAGTGGAGCCGCAAAGCTTCCGACCTCGGCGCGCAACGCCGACGGGACGTTGCGTAATGGGGATTCGGTGAGACGGCGAACCGTCAACCCCATCTGGCGTGTGAGTTCTCCGGCGAGCAATTCGAATTGCGGGCCCTCTCCCGCCAGCAAGCAGGGCAGCCCGGCATCCACCGGCGCGGCGTTGAGCGCCAAGACCGTCCAGCGGATCTCCCTCACCAGCTCGTCCAGCGGCGCGGTGTCCACGGCTGCGTGGCCGTTGCCCGCGGCGGCAGCCTCGACGTCGGCGACGGGTGTGGCGGTTGCAGGGGTCAGGGTGCGCAGACCCACCAGTTGACGGTTGCGATACAAGGCCACGACCGTGCGCCAGGGGCTGCCATCAATGTAGACGAAGGTTTCAGGGGCGGCTGAGCCGAGAAGCGTCAGCACGTTGAGGGCTGCCAACGGAGCGAAATCGACGACCTTGGGATCGAGGCCAGCTCCCTTGAGAAGCGCGAGGTGCTGTTCCAAATCGCGGCGCAGCACCAATGCGGCCAGCACCAGGGTGCCGGCACTGTCCCGATGCAACACGTGGTAATCGACCACGATCTCGTCCAACCCGAACGGCACCTGGGTCTCGAGTTCGAACGGCACGGTTTGATCGAGCCGCTTGCGGTCGCGGAACGGCAGGAAGAACGTGCGCACCGCCACCAGCTCTCCGGGCAGCGACGACAGCACCGTGGTCGCTGCGACTTCGTGCCGCTGGAGGAAGCTGTGCAGCTGGTCGGAACGCCCCTCGGCGGCCAGCGCCTCACGATAGAAACCGACCACCCGATAGTCTCGGAAAGTCGTTTCGATCACGGCAGCCTTCAATTCGTGCGCATCAACTTCCAGCGCCAAGACACGTTGCGGCATACTGGTTCTTATCCACCCATTCCCGGTAATCCAGAGTTCGGCAGCCCGTCAGCACCGGGCAACTGGTCAGTCCTTTGCTGAAGCAGTGCCGCCCCCCCCTCCTTTTGCCAATCTAACTGGGTCAAAGTCCAGCACGGCGCGGTAGGCGGGTTTCTGGGGGGCACGCATAGCCGCTTGGCGCGACGGACCAGCATGGAGGCTGAGCGGCTGATTCCGCCTTTTCCTGTGATCGGATTGGGATTCACTGTCGCGCTGGCGCGGATGAGGAAGTACGAGCTCGTCGTGCCGAGCAGGGTTTGGAGGTTGAGCGGGGCTTGACCAGGCTGGCTCGCGCCGGCCAACAGCGCCGGCAAGTCGCGCTGTGCGATGCCGTGGTCTTGGCGTTGGGAAATGATGTTCTCCACCACGCCCGCGTCTGGAATGATCGCGCTGAGAACCTCTTGGGGGGCGGTATTGACGTTCACCCTTGTCATGAGCGCGTCGAGGGCTGTCAGCACTGCCCGCGAGCGCCGGACAAGGCTCGGGGTCAGTTCGGGGATCACGCTGGCGTCATCGAGCGAGGGGAAGTCCCAGAGGCTCGGGTTGTTCATGCCCGGAGTGGGCGTCGCTCCCTGGCTGGCCGGGGTGCGATTTGGGGTAGGTACGCTCCCTGGTTGCCCCGGGGTGCCAGAGCCCGCAAGAGTCTGGAATAGCTGATCCCAATACTGGCTGATCGCGTCGCCAATCTGGGGCGAAGCCCCGCGCCCTTCGAGCAAGTTTCCGAGCGCGGTCGTCCAGCGCTTGAAGGCAGGTTGGGACTGGCTTTGCGCGCTAGGATTCTGTGGTGTTTGCCCCATCCTCCAATCGTTGACGCTACGCGGGCGAGTCAGGTTGATGTTGAGCTTGCCGCTTTCATCGATGATTTGCACCCGGAGCAACATGTTCTCCGGCAGGATCAACTGGCTGTTCAGTTGGTCGGCATTGCCCCAGTCCTCGCTGTAGGCGTCCATCTGGTCGTCGTCATCGTGAAGCAGGGCGGCTTCTCCCAGATTGATGCCCGACCGGGCCAGCAAGGAGGCTTGCAGGGCATTCAGTGCGTTGCGGGTCATGTGCGCGTCGACTTGCACCGAGTACGTGAACTCGACGACGATAATGGTGAGCAGCGCCACCACCAGCAGCGTGATGACCAGGGCTATGCCACGCTCGTTTTTCATCGCCCCCTCGGCGTTGGCGGTGCCAGGTTGGCCAGCGGCAGATCGACGATGGTGCCGAAATCGTGGACGCCGCCCTGGTTGTCGGCCAGGAAGAGCGTTACCTCCACCGCTCCGGGCAAGCCGATTGGCGGCTGCCCCGGCGGCGGCTGTACGGTGGTATCCCAGGAATCAGCCCATTCTCCTGTTTGTGGATTGAGGTAGCGGAGGCGCAGGCCGGCGACTTGGTCGAGGATGTAGGCGGCAAGAGCGACGGGGGGTGGCGCCGTCGCGGCGTCCGGATTGTCGGTGCCGAGGTCCTCGGATGGCGCCGCCTCAGTCAGGAGTTGTTCCTGGCGCCGCAGGGCGAACAAGTTGGGTGTGTTCTGGACCGGATCGAGGGAGTACGAAACCAGCGCCCTGCCACCACGCGTTTCCGCGGCGCCATACAGACGGTGGACGACGACGTCGAATTGAACGGAATCGGTGGGGACGCGCTCGGTGCCGGGGACACCGATGAAACCGATGTAGCGCCCCGCGGACGGTGGCAACGCGCCCTCCAATTCGTCGGCGATCTTCAGCGCCGCCTCGCGCCCTGAGGCGTACAAGTCCGCCCGCTCTTCGGAATGGTTCTTGGCGAACAGCGCCCGCGACAGCACGCCGTAGACGGTGACCAGGATGATGCCGAGGATGGTGGTCGCAATCATGATTTCGAGAAGCGTGAAGCCGCGCCGTCTCATGTCACACCGCCGGATCCCGGACGAAGTAGAC includes these proteins:
- a CDS encoding type II secretion system protein GspK, whose product is MKNERGIALVITLLVVALLTIIVVEFTYSVQVDAHMTRNALNALQASLLARSGINLGEAALLHDDDDQMDAYSEDWGNADQLNSQLILPENMLLRVQIIDESGKLNINLTRPRSVNDWRMGQTPQNPSAQSQSQPAFKRWTTALGNLLEGRGASPQIGDAISQYWDQLFQTLAGSGTPGQPGSVPTPNRTPASQGATPTPGMNNPSLWDFPSLDDASVIPELTPSLVRRSRAVLTALDALMTRVNVNTAPQEVLSAIIPDAGVVENIISQRQDHGIAQRDLPALLAGASQPGQAPLNLQTLLGTTSSYFLIRASATVNPNPITGKGGISRSASMLVRRAKRLCVPPRNPPTAPCWTLTQLDWQKEGGAALLQQRTDQLPGADGLPNSGLPGMGG
- a CDS encoding prepilin-type N-terminal cleavage/methylation domain-containing protein; protein product: MRRRGFTLLEIMIATTILGIILVTVYGVLSRALFAKNHSEERADLYASGREAALKIADELEGALPPSAGRYIGFIGVPGTERVPTDSVQFDVVVHRLYGAAETRGGRALVSYSLDPVQNTPNLFALRRQEQLLTEAAPSEDLGTDNPDAATAPPPVALAAYILDQVAGLRLRYLNPQTGEWADSWDTTVQPPPGQPPIGLPGAVEVTLFLADNQGGVHDFGTIVDLPLANLAPPTPRGR
- the pilM gene encoding pilus assembly protein PilM codes for the protein MPQRVLALEVDAHELKAAVIETTFRDYRVVGFYREALAAEGRSDQLHSFLQRHEVAATTVLSSLPGELVAVRTFFLPFRDRKRLDQTVPFELETQVPFGLDEIVVDYHVLHRDSAGTLVLAALVLRRDLEQHLALLKGAGLDPKVVDFAPLAALNVLTLLGSAAPETFVYIDGSPWRTVVALYRNRQLVGLRTLTPATATPVADVEAAAAGNGHAAVDTAPLDELVREIRWTVLALNAAPVDAGLPCLLAGEGPQFELLAGELTRQMGLTVRRLTESPLRNVPSALRAEVGSFAAPLGLALREISPNDAMGVNFRRGEFAYHRGQDELRHAFWRTGVLAAIALALVVTNQYMSYQQLAGRLGVVLAQIRNVFTQTLPDVHRIVDERSQLKTEFEAAQKHLQILGGLAPVSGVTAIDVMRTITAAIPETTKIDTDEYIMDPEAVRIKAKADSFEAVDAIKQQLLNTHFFGDVQVKEMKSAPDGKVDFRLVLALNKEASGSGGAVGNQ